The Doryrhamphus excisus isolate RoL2022-K1 chromosome 18, RoL_Dexc_1.0, whole genome shotgun sequence genome contains a region encoding:
- the LOC131106198 gene encoding major intrinsically disordered Notch2-binding receptor 1-like — protein sequence MADLQQEYPGVLLGILEELASMRQWLTFQDLCRMVSTRFDLEHLAELRSLLFAAASRDPCFPATLFRERVSSRGQGLSPIGVAADIVTIFHLIQMTGGAGDESQPMRAQTVLPVDRSPGPGLPGIQQLNIPGRERARAHSDSTGSRLDQHLLFPNPNYSARKRSSLPPDPVSLVSPPRVRTRAVSFDLPHTTLLYPSGQIPSEIMKSIYLPLETDSESSGDSAPAEVFEADQESSVDQKRNIFRKDFHNIPQVTVNSESPSPKGDKGFDNQTDAIPNPYPSPTPLPQSPERRTKHESLDDLQDSTYFGPVSAPERSPKHLQPPRSQRPIWSNKSHSLEDRINPASAGLGPESRGVQQPRRSSPAISKLGGSLGCEIGDTGIDGVKAQGTQTDPPDPRRLRSLVHADRLSFMTSLDDPEFCEDDISAIFRFLDDISMCGSTGVLHPNDGPGGLNQDTPEARRGRLGQLQRLFHSLESSDDGLKASVCRLLLRMNQIERQLESLNEVKAEISQVLSALQRLDEKIPQPAVASGQGMGDRWLEPLSGVSSFMSHPITPSESSEPQPLSVSGHLFPAASPSSLDWNTWNNPEERPDSSKAHGDAKASKDGRKDAASFRGSKNEAGEKGGKDSKQANVATAAKDWTVSFSKIKGGKSSHGKTGQSDQSSRTAKLLSQKSSSLVEQVFGSSLFGNKESSLTGGLTSGKIMDPRPVEGRGRPIWTVDDREARISPFDSQARDSLNPNNMEFWMDDIYTPGYDALLRRKEAGLRRAKVCKLLALVGAALAIILIVVIPICTMRS from the exons ATGGCCGACCTGCAGCAGGAATACCCCGGAGTCCTCCTGGGGATCCTGGAGGAACTGGCCAGTATGCGTCAGTGGTTGACCTTCCAGGACCTTTGCCGCATGGTCAGCACCCGCTTTGACCTGGAACACCTCGCCGAGCTCCGGAGTTTGTTGTTCGCTGCCGCCAGCCGGGACCCCTGCTTCCCGGCCACTCTTTTTCGGGAGCGCGTTTCCTCCCGAGGACAGGGCCTGTCGCCCATAGGCGTCGCTGCTGATATCGTCACCATATTCCATCTTATTCAAATGACGGGCGGGGCCGGCGATGAGAGCCAGCCAATGAGAGCTCAGACCGTCCTCCCCGTCGACCGCTCTCCGGGCCCGGGTTTGCCCGGAATCCAGCAACTGAACATTCCCGGTCGGGAAAGAGCACGGGCTCACTCTGACTCCACCGGCAGCCGCCTTGACCAGCACTTGCTGTTTCCCAATCCCAACTACTCGGCACGCAAGCGCTCCAGTCTTCCCCCCGATCCCGTCTCGCTTGTATCCCCTCCCCGGGTCAGGACTCGGGCTGTGTCTTTCGACCTGCCCCACACCACCCTTTTGTACCCCAGTGGCCAGATCCCCAGCGAGATCATGAAGAGCATCTACTTACCGTTGGAGACGGACAGCGAGTCCAGCGGCGATTCGGCCCCCGCTGAGGTGTTTGAAGCGGACCAGGAATCATCAGTGGACCAGAAGAGAAACATCTTTCGGAAGGACTTCCACAACATACCGCAGGTGACCGTCAACAGCGAGTCCCCCAGTCCCAAAGGGGACAAAGGCTTTGACAACCAGACGGACGCCATTCCCAACCCCTACCCCTCGCCCACGCCGCTCCCACAGTCTCCCGAGCGCCGGACTAAGCATGAAAGTCTTGATGATTTGCAGGACTCCACTTACTTTGGACCTGTATCGGCCCCCGAGCGGTCTCCCAAGCACCTACAGCCCCCCAGGAGCCAGAGGCCCATCTGGAGTAACAAGAGTCACAGTCTGGAGGACCGGATCAACCCGGCCAGCGCCGGCTTGGGACCCGAGTCCCGTGGCGTACAACAACCGAGGCGATCGAGCCCCGCTATCAGCAAACTGGGGGGCTCTCTGGGATGTGAGATTGGCGATACTGGAATTGATGGAGTCAAGGCTCAAGGAACCCAGACCGATCCTCCGGATCCCAGGCGCCTCCGCAGTCTCGTCCATGCTGATCGTCTGTCCTTCATGACCTCATTAGATGATCCCGAGTTCTGCGAGGATGACATCAGCGCCATCTTCCGCTTCTTAGATGACATCAGCATGTGCGGGTCTACGGGGGTGCTGCACCCAAACGATGGACCCGGAGGTCTCAACCAGGACACCCCAGAAGCCAGACGGGGCCGCCTGGGCCAGCTTCAGCGGCTCTTTCACTCCCTGGAAAGCAGCGATGATGGACTCAAAGCCAGCGTGTGTCGACTCCTGCTGCGCATGAACCAGATCGAGCGACAACTGGAGTCCTTAAACGAGGTCAAGGCTGAGATTTCCCAGGTGTTGTCGGCGTTGCAGCGTCTGGATGAAAAGATCCCGCAGCCGGCTGTCGCCAGCGGACAAGGGATGGGCGACCGATGGCTGGAGCCCCTCAGTGGCGTCTCTTCCTTCATGAGCCATCCTATCACTCCCTCCGAATCGTCCGAACCTCAGCCTCTGTCTGTGTCGGGGCACCTCTTCCCAGCAGCCAGCCCGAGTAGTCTGGACTGGAACACATGGAACAATCCCGAGGAGCGACCTGACAGCAGCAAGGCTCACGGTGATGCCAAGGCGAGCAAAGATGGGAGGAAAGATGCGGCGTCTTTTCGGGGCTCAAAAAATGAGGCTGGAGAGAAAGGGGGCAAGGATTCCAAGCAAGCAAATGTGGCGACCGCTGCAAAAGACTGGACCGTGTCTTTCTCCAAAATTAAAGGTGGAAAATCTTCCCACGGAAAAACTGGGCAG TCAGATCAGTCGAGCAGAACAGCAAAATTACTCTCCCAGAAGTCGTCCAGCCTTGTGGAACAAGTGTTTGGCTCGTCTTTGTTCGGCAACAAAGAAAGCAGCTTGACTGGTGGACTAACTTCTGGGAAGATTATGGACCCCAGACCGGTTGAAGGGAGAGGAAGACCCATCTGGACTGTTGACGACAGAGAGGCGCGCATATCGCCTTTCGATTCCCAG GCCCGGGATTCTCTAAACCCCAACAACATGGAGTTCTGGATGGACGACATCTACACTCCGGGTTACGATGCTCTACTCAGGCGGAAAGAGGCCGGCCTACGCAGGGCCAAAGTCTGCAAGTTGCTGGCGCTGGTTGGCGCCGCGCTGGCTATCATTCTTATTGTGGTCATTCCCATTTGCACTATGAGGTCGTGA